From Aspergillus luchuensis IFO 4308 DNA, chromosome 2, nearly complete sequence:
GCCGAGAAGCAGATCCGCGCCGGCGGCGCTTCCACTGTCAGCGTCAAGACCAGCAAGCAGACCAAGCGCAAGAAGGGCGAGTCGGCTCGGGAGATCTACGACCAGGAGATCGATTCCaagagacagaagatcaTTAAGAAGGGcacggagggaaagaagaagaagcattaGCCATTCGCTTTCTCCGTTTACACTTACCTTCTTTCTTAACTGCTTTTTATTCTATACTTGGGCTGCCTCAAGTGGATATGTCTCTTCTTATGCATTGATTAGATCATGGtgttatgtgtgtgtgtgatttctttttttttgaaACTTCGAATGATGTATAGTTGTATTGTATATACGTGGCTGGGTTTGAAAAAAGTCTTAATTGAATTCTTTAGAGAGCAGGTTCTACTCAAATATTCACTTTAGATATCGATTTTACAGTGATTAGTATAGAACTTGGCGTAGCTAACAGTAGACGATATGTATGCTACTATTGATGCTTAATATGAGAAACCAGCTAGTAGTAACTTAGTAGCAGGCTCCGTCCGAATTACATATGTGAGACCTAATAAACACCTGTGCTAATAAACAAATTCATGCACTCCCATACGGATCATGTGTTTTTACAACTCGTCGTGGTCGACCGCCGGCTTCTCCTCGACGGGCTCTTCAACCACTTcctcgaccttctcttcaaccttctcctcaaccacctcctcaacgacaacaccatcaggcaacttctgcttctcgCCCTCACCCAGCCTAATCGCATCAATCCAAGCCTCGACACGCTCCTGGCCGTACTCCGCGCCCTCAACCGAGTCATACCTGCGCCACCAGCCACGACGTCCATTCAAAGCAACGATCTCCACAGAGTTATCCTCCGGCAGACCGAGTCCAGCGCGGAGGGTCTTAGCTCCGCTATTGATAGCCGGGACACTGTAGAACGGGAAGAGCTTGCTCTTACGAACGGCATGCTTGTGTGAGATCTCAGCCAGACTGAGGAGGGCGTCCTTGGCCGGAGCGGGGAGGTCTGCGTCGGGCTCGCTCGGCTCAGGGAGGAGAGCCAGCACGCAGGTACCGGATTTCGGCATCAGACAGGCAGCCTCGAGGGCTTCCGCGGTGGGGAGGGTATCAATGGGAGGAGCCGGGATGGGCACACTGGCGGGTTTGGTGTCGTCGTCCTGGGCGACCTTCGGGTCTGGGGCAGATTCGGTggatttcttcttgttgttaTCGCGGGGCGCGGTGGTGCCCTTAGGGGCAGGATCCGGGTTAGGAGCGGCGGCTTGGCTGAGGAAGTCGAccatgggcttcttcttcagctcgcCGTCGTAGACGATGGGGTCTTGGCCGCCTCctgggaggaggacgaaggtCGGGAACTCGGTGATGCCGAATTTCTCGACGGCTTCGGTTTCCTTGTTGCGGACTTGGGCGACTTGGATGGAGCCGAGGAAGTCGATGGCCAGggcgcggaggagagggctGGTGGTGCCTTTCTCCGTGAAGAGGATGGCTTTGGGCGACTCTTCGTCCTGCGCGAGCCAGGTGTTCAGGTCCTTGTCTGTTGCGCGCTTCACGTGGTTGGGGATTCGGTCGACGACTGCTTCGACGATCGCTTTGGCGCTCCGCGCGCCCTTGTAGTCTTCCACGCGCGGCTTGCCGGGTTTCTTGCCGGGGGTGACGATCTTGAGGGTAGGGAAGCCCTGGACGCCCATGCGGCCGCAGAAGGGTTTgttgtcgtcatcgtcgcaATTGACGGCTGCGACTTTGGCCAGGCCGTCGAGGTTGGTTGCGGCTTTTTCGTAGGCGGGTTTCAGGTTCTGGCAGTGACCGCACCAGGGCGCGTAGAATCTGGAGGAGAGCGGGGGGTGGTGTTAAGGATTGTGGGAGGTAGATGGGTAGGGTGGTAGATGGCTTACTCTACGATCTAAGAGAGCTTGGTTAGAACTTGTTTGTAGACCATTGATGATACACTGCGCAGCTGAACTCACCGAAGTATGATTGGAATTTGCAATCAGCTGGTCATAGTTCTTCTGGTTGACCTGCAAGACGGGGGATTTCTTCGTATACAATCCATCAGCGTTGACAGGCAACGCCGCCAGAAGCGACGTGACGAAAAGCAGTGCCGAGCTGGGCTGCAGCATGATTgcgggtgaggaagaagcgagagGGGGATTAAGGAGTAGCAGCTAAAGCATCACCCAGCGGGGATGAgtgtgaggagaagaaaaagggagaagagaggacaGAAAGAAGTAGATAGAAGCAAGGTGTCCTGAAGCTCTTGGCATGTGACGCGAAATGTCTTAAGAAAGTAATATTGAATTGTATGGATTTGGAATGGCGGCGGATCCGTCCGTTCGATGTTCCCCGCCGTCATTCCATTGTTCATCCCCCATGAATTGCATCCAATATTCAGTCAATTATTCTGATTTCTGACAGTTCCATGGCCATCGGCAATCCTGTTCTGTCTTCCAGGCAAAAAGCCTCGATGAGCACAAAGCTCCGTAGCTCCGGGCCCATAAGATCCTTTGTTTATGCGGAGCCcatactattatctacttAAGAGTTAGACAGTCTTGGACTAgactaattataattagttacCATCTGCTATTATTCGAGggtctctcttcttttaGTGCTCGGAATCCCCCAGGCACTTTTCCCCGCCTTACCAATTCTCCAAAAAAAACATAACATAACGACCATGTCCAATGCATCCCCATCTGAAGGCAAGGGCATGGCCCTCCTGCCCCGGGAGATCTTCTGGCTTATACTGAAGCGTCTCGAGCCAGGCGATGTCCTCCGTTGCCGACGAGTCTGCAAGTCATGGAAGGAAGCCTTTAGCATTGGCGCCAACCTGCTTCCAATGCTGAAGAAACGATACCCCTTAGCCAGAGAAGTGCGACAGCTAGCCTCTGAAAGCGCAGAAACACTCGAATCACCAGAATACGACACTCACATATCCCAGATCTTCGACAAAGTCACAGCCAAATATGACTATCTAAGTCGACTAACGTACCGAACAATGCACAAGTTCAAGCTCACCAATGACTTCGGCATCACAGGCCAGAAGAACTGGTTCTCCGTCCCGCCATGGGAACACCACGCCAGCCATCTCAGGCAGCGCGTCGACCGATCATTCGGCGAGACCTTCTGGACCTACGACGACGGGCTCCTAGTATTCCCAAGTGCAGAGCATTCATGTCTCGTCCTGATGGACATGGACACCGACAGAAAATTCATGGtccccttcatcatcgtcggacGAGTAATCCGCCGAGTCCGTCTGCAGAAACgagtcctcatcatcgaatGGGCAGAATACATACCCTACCACTGGCTCAACGACAGCGATGGTGTCCACCGACACTTCGCGACTTCCTTCGACGTGAACCGCAAGGAAGATGGCTGGAGCGTCAACTTCCGAAATGAATGGAAGATTATGTTCCTCGGCCATCCTCTCAGCGAGCGAGATCGGTTCTACTCCACCCATACCAGCACCCATTATGCCATCTACATCTGGCAACCCAACCGCAGCCTCTACACCGCAGACGAAGACGCCCCCATCGAGTCCCTCTCCGTCTGGGACATTTCCAAACCCTCGGATTACCGACCTTCCCTAGACCCAACGGGTCGCTTGCGATTCGAgtccggaggaggaggagaaggaggagaagaagacctcggacccaccatcatcactcgCCTCGGGTTCCGAGAACTAGACTTCTATGGCATCCGTCAGCGAGGTCTCCCAATGATACAATCCCTCAGCATCACCGACGACGATCAGTCTATAGAGATCCTCGAGGGTACGTGCGCGGGCCGTTCACCGCAGGTTCTTATTCCTGATGCATGGGAGTCTGAGGTGTGGGTGACGACTATCCCCATCGTTGGCGAGGGTCCGCGCCGGCGACAACGCGCTGACTTTGCCTTGCCGCCGTATCGAGGGAATTGTAGCCTGCAGACTAAACCTATTACTTTCGCGATCTGCGATGAACCGTGGCATTCTATTGTTTGTGAGTCGTATGATGAGCAGTCGCAGACGGGTTATTGTCTTTACTTTGAGAAACAGGAATGGCCGATTGAAATGGCTCTGTTTCTCGCTGTTGCCTCACCTGAATACGCTCCTGAACCGGCCATTGTCCTGCCTGGGAGCATGGTAACGGAGTTCATTGGGATGGGGAAGGTTTGTGGGACGGAGGACTATATAATAGGGCAGAACCGCAATCGTGAGCTTGTTATATTTAGGTTTGATAGATGAGGTGATTGTTCCATAACGGAGGAATACTGCATTGCATACTTTAATCTCACTAGATTAGGTTTTCCATGAATAGTAAACGAACTGAAAACAAAGCGTCAGAAATACCACAGTCTCAAGTAGTATCATAAGAAACGTAGACCAGACCACGATCTTCACCACGTCCCTttgagaaaaaagaaaaacgacCGGTTCCTACCAGCCCAGCGCAGTagcatcccatcccctcagCaaatccccccccccccccccccccttacccgcagcaacagcagcagcagcagaggtcAACCTACACCCCGCGCACTTCTCAATCCCGCATCCCGGGCAAGTGAGCATAAAAAGCGGCTGCCGAAGCTGGCACCCGTCACACTTGTCCCGGCCAAAACTCTTCTCCCAGCCGCCCAGATGGAGACAAGTCGGGGCATCTTGCTTCTCCTTGCTGAGCGGCTTCGCCCCCGGGAACGTGAGGCGGACACCTTCCAACCAACCGCAGTACACGTCGAAGACCATGCCAGTTAGCTCGAAAAGGAAGtcctggctggtgtagcTGTTGACTGGGCCGTCGAGTTTAGAGcagaaatggaagaggagcgggTCGCCATTGTCGATGCTAGCGGTGGCGTTGGGTTTgatggcgggggaggggaggaagggcgTGAcaaaggggagggaaggagggtcGAAGATGCTCGAGTCGGAGGGTCGGGGCAAATTGCTCGTAGAATAAGTCAGACAGACACCGCCGGCTTCATCCATGACAGATTCAGCGTCCGATTCTCTAGCACATTCGGCAGTCACGTACTCGGTGCTCTCGGAGAAGTTCGAGGCAGGCTGCTCGCTCGCAGTGTGagagaagtgaaagaagTAGATATCTGCTCCATTGTTATTGCCGTAATCCTCGTAAAtatcgtcctcatcatcggaatGATAGTATCCATCGTCTTCATAGCGATCCGCATCATAGAAGTTGTCATGGTGTGGAGTAGATGGTCCTGCTCCTGGGCCTTGGGGCTgctcgtcgtcttcgtcctcatcctcaggATCATCATTCTGGCTCTCTCCACGATaatcgtcatcttcttcttcgtcatcgtcgtcgttgtcatcggcatcctcctcctcctcatcgtcttcatcatcgccttcatcctcgtctccACCGTAGTAGACggcctcttcttcgttgTGATAGAAGTTCTCGTGCCACTCTCTGGGGACATCGGACCCAGCCTCCTTAGATCTCCAGCAATGCTCATTACCGTAGCCACGAGCAAACTCTTTCTCATCATGGTCgagttcatcttcttcctccccattcctcaacctctcttcatccttttcAACATTAACCCTCATagccattcttctcttctcagTACTCGCAGCTTCCTGATTGCGAAGATACTCCAGGATGTCCTGAAAATGCTGAGGTTTGTTAAACAAAACGCCACCGTCATCaaccccttcatcctcctcaccgtcATCGTCTCCATTCTCACTTCCCATACCATCCGCAGTCGCAGCCcgtgctgccgccgccgccgccgcagcagcctctctctccaactGCTCACCTACTCTGATCTCGATCTCTACACGAGCTTTCTCAACCAGAGACTCTGGAGCGAACGGGTCCATATGAACACTATTGCCGTATTTGTATCTGTACAGCTCCATGGGGTCTTTG
This genomic window contains:
- a CDS encoding putative disulfide isomerase (COG:O;~EggNog:ENOG410PG1G;~InterPro:IPR036249,IPR013766,IPR017937;~PFAM:PF00085;~SECRETED:SignalP(1-22)); its protein translation is MLQPSSALLFVTSLLAALPVNADGLYTKKSPVLQVNQKNYDQLIANSNHTSIVEFYAPWCGHCQNLKPAYEKAATNLDGLAKVAAVNCDDDDNKPFCGRMGVQGFPTLKIVTPGKKPGKPRVEDYKGARSAKAIVEAVVDRIPNHVKRATDKDLNTWLAQDEESPKAILFTEKGTTSPLLRALAIDFLGSIQVAQVRNKETEAVEKFGITEFPTFVLLPGGGQDPIVYDGELKKKPMVDFLSQAAAPNPDPAPKGTTAPRDNNKKKSTESAPDPKVAQDDDTKPASVPIPAPPIDTLPTAEALEAACLMPKSGTCVLALLPEPSEPDADLPAPAKDALLSLAEISHKHAVRKSKLFPFYSVPAINSGAKTLRAGLGLPEDNSVEIVALNGRRGWWRRYDSVEGAEYGQERVEAWIDAIRLGEGEKQKLPDGVVVEEVVEEKVEEKVEEVVEEPVEEKPAVDHDEL
- a CDS encoding F-box protein (COG:S;~EggNog:ENOG410PMBA;~InterPro:IPR001810,IPR036047;~PFAM:PF00646,PF12937;~go_function: GO:0005515 - protein binding [Evidence IEA]), whose product is MSNASPSEGKGMALLPREIFWLILKRLEPGDVLRCRRVCKSWKEAFSIGANLLPMLKKRYPLAREVRQLASESAETLESPEYDTHISQIFDKVTAKYDYLSRLTYRTMHKFKLTNDFGITGQKNWFSVPPWEHHASHLRQRVDRSFGETFWTYDDGLLVFPSAEHSCLVLMDMDTDRKFMVPFIIVGRVIRRVRLQKRVLIIEWAEYIPYHWLNDSDGVHRHFATSFDVNRKEDGWSVNFRNEWKIMFLGHPLSERDRFYSTHTSTHYAIYIWQPNRSLYTADEDAPIESLSVWDISKPSDYRPSLDPTGRLRFESGGGGEGGEEDLGPTIITRLGFRELDFYGIRQRGLPMIQSLSITDDDQSIEILEGTCAGRSPQVLIPDAWESEVWVTTIPIVGEGPRRRQRADFALPPYRGNCSLQTKPITFAICDEPWHSIVCESYDEQSQTGYCLYFEKQEWPIEMALFLAVASPEYAPEPAIVLPGSMVTEFIGMGKVCGTEDYIIGQNRNRELVIFRFDR
- a CDS encoding DnaJ domain protein (COG:O;~EggNog:ENOG410PQ5F;~InterPro:IPR001623,IPR036869;~PFAM:PF00226), which encodes MYSATRVTNYYSILGISHNSSLKDINSAYKKLALKHHPDKQGTGNADVSNDEFQKIQEAIETLRDPIRKQEHDDILRRAGYYFHSTPFASDDEYEDWPEGSWRPMSWKRYEDFKDPMELYRYKYGNSVHMDPFAPESLVEKARVEIEIRVGEQLEREAAAAAAAAARAATADGMGSENGDDDGEEDEGVDDGGVLFNKPQHFQDILEYLRNQEAASTEKRRMAMRVNVEKDEERLRNGEEEDELDHDEKEFARGYGNEHCWRSKEAGSDVPREWHENFYHNEEEAVYYGGDEDEGDDEDDEEEEDADDNDDDDEEEDDDYRGESQNDDPEDEDEDDEQPQGPGAGPSTPHHDNFYDADRYEDDGYYHSDDEDDIYEDYGNNNGADIYFFHFSHTASEQPASNFSESTEYVTAECARESDAESVMDEAGGVCLTYSTSNLPRPSDSSIFDPPSLPFVTPFLPSPAIKPNATASIDNGDPLLFHFCSKLDGPVNSYTSQDFLFELTGMVFDVYCGWLEGVRLTFPGAKPLSKEKQDAPTCLHLGGWEKSFGRDKCDGCQLRQPLFMLTCPGCGIEKCAGCRLTSAAAAVAAGKGGGGGGDLLRGWDATALGW